The genomic DNA GAAAAAAGCCGTGGCAAGCGGGCCTTTCTCTGACCAGGTAGTCCAGGAACATTCGATAGACAGGCCGCTGGCGAGCGGTTTCGACTGGCTCGTCGAAGTAGGGTTCAAGCCGGGTGTCACAGATAATGAAGGAAAGACCGGTAAAGAGGCCATCGAGGACAGGCTTGGACGTAAGCTCGCAGGTAACGAGTCCGTACATACCTCGATGCAGTACCTTATCAGCGGAAAGCTGACGAGAGAGCAGGTAGAGAGCATCAGTAAGGAATTGCTCGGAAATGAGCTTATAGAGCGCTTTGAGATAGTCGACGGCCGTTCCTGGGACTCGCGAAAAGGGATCGAGCCTTATGTCCCGCTGGTCAGGGATACGCACAAGCCAAAAGTCGTCGAGATAAACCTTGACGTTAGCGACTCCGAATTGATCGAGATCAGCAAGAAAGGTACTCTTGCGTTAACCCTGGAAGAGATGAAATGCATCAGGGACTATTTTAAAGACCCGGAGATAATTGCCGAAAGAAAGAAACTTGGCCTTGGTGAGCGCCCTACTGACGTAGAGCTCGAGTCTCTGGCACAGACATGGAGCGAACACTGTAAGCATAAGATCTTTAACGCGACCATAGATTACAGGGACGGCAACCGGCAGCTGACAGTGAACAGCCTTTTCAAGTCATATATCAGAAAGTCCACGGAAGAAATATCAAAGAACATAGACTGGCTGGTCTCGGTATTCAAAGATAATGCCGGGGTCATAAAGTTTACCGGGGACAATAACATCGCATTCAAAGTGGAAACTCATAACAGCCCGTCAGCGCTTGACCCGTACGGAGGCGCGATCACGGGCATAGTCGGCGTGGACAGGGATGCCGCAGGCACAGGCCTCGGGTCAAAGGTCATCGCGCACACGGATGTGCTGTGCTTCGCTTCGCCGTACTATAAAGGAAAACTTCCGCCGAGGATATTCCACCCCCGGCGGATTATGGAGGGTGTCGTAAGAGGCATCAAGGACGGAGGTAACAAGAACGGCATACCGACCATCAACGGGGCGATTTTGTTCGACGACAGATATGGAGGAAAGCCGCTCGTATATTGCGGATCGCTAGGCATCATGCCGGCAAAGATAAACGGACAGCCCTCTGAAGTTAAAAACGCCGACCCGGGAGATCTTATAGTCATGATGGGAGGCCGTATCGGAAAGGACGGTATCCATGGCGCCACATTCTCATCGGAGGAATTACATGAAGGCTCGCCTGCAACTGCGGTGCAGATAGGTGATCCCATAACCCAGAAAAAGATGCTTGATCTACTCCTTGAAGCAAGGGACATGGGATTATATAAGTGCATTACGGACAACGGTGCAGGAGGGCTTTCATCCTCTGTAGGCGAGATGGCGCAGTTTTCCGGCGGATGCGAGATCCGCCTTGAGAAAGCCCCTCTCAAATACCACGGGCTTGACCCATGGGAAATACTGTTATCTGAGGCTCAGGAGAGAATGACACTGTCAGTGCCTCCGGAAAAGATAGACGAGCTGATGGAATTATGCAAACGCCGCGGCGTAGAGGCTACGGTGCTAGGCAGATTCACAGGAAGCAAAAAATTCCATGCGCTTTACGGCGACGATACAGTCGCATATCTGGATATGGATTTCCTGCATGACGGACTTCCGGAGATGAAGCTTGAAGCAGTATGGAAAGAGCCGAAATACCCGGAGCCGGAAATATCGGACGAGGGACTCACGATGATCCTTCACGAAATGCTCTCGGACCTGAACGTCGCGAGCAAAGAATGGGTCATCAGGCAGTACGATCATGAAGTGCAGGGAGGCTCTGTCATAAAACCGCTCACGGGCAAGTATAATGACGGCCCCGGCGATGCCGGAGTGATAAGGCCTGTGCTCGGAAGGATGGAAGGCGTAGCCGTATCCAACGGAATAAACCCGTTCTATGGGGACATTGACACTTACCATATGACGGCCAACGCTATCGATGAGGCTATCAGGAACATCATAGCGGTAGGCGGAAGCCTTGACCAGATAGCCCTGCTCGACAACTTCTGCTGGTGCGATCCGGTCTATGATCCTGAAAAGACTCCTGACGGCCATTACAAGCTGGCGCAGCTGGTAAGGGCTAACATGGCACTCTACGATTATTGCGTCGCTTATGGCACGCCCTGTATCTCGGGCAAAGACTCGATGAAGAACGATTATAAGCTTAAGGGCGAGGACGGCAAAGAGTATAAGATATCCATACCTCCGACGGTGCTCTTCTCTGCAGTAGGTGTGATACCGGACGTCAGAAAGTGCGTAACGATGGACGCAAAGGCTCCGGGAGACCATATTTACGTGATAGGCACGACGAAAGACGAGCTGGGAGGCTCAAGGTTCTATGCCAGCCTGGGGTATAAAGGTAATAAGGTGCCTAAAGTGGACGCAAAGACAGCTAAAAAGACCTATCAGGCATTATCGTCCGCGATCCAGGCCGGTCTCGTGGCCTCATGCCATGACTGCTCTGACGGAGGCCTTGGAGTGGCCCTTGCGGAAACTTGCTTCGCAGGAGGATATGGCGCGGACATCGAGCTGGCAAAGGTGCCGGCGGAAAGGATCGGCAAGGACGCACAGGTCCTTTTCTCGGAAAGCGCAAGCAGGTTCGTCGTGACAGTATCACCCGACAAGGCTAAGGAGTTCGAAAGAATGATGGACGGGGTCACATGCGCGCAGATAGGCATGACCAGGAACGATGACCGCTTCCTTGTAAGAGGACTGGCAGGTATTCGCATGATCGACACGATCATCGGAGCATTGAAAGATTCGTGGCAATACCCGCTGAGGTGGTAAACATGGCAAAGGTAAAGTCGCTTGTATTGACAGGATACGGAATTAACTGCGAGATGGAAACCGCATATGCGAACGAGCTCGCAGGCGCGGAGGCCACGATAGCCCACATCAACGACGTCATAGACGGTAAGTATGACCTGGAAGATTTCCACATACTTAACTTCCCCGGAGGGTTCTCGTTCGGAGACGACCTCGGAAGCGGAATCGTTTTCGCGAACAAACTGCTATGTGCGAAGACCCCGAAAGGGCCAATGGTCGATCACATCCTCAAGTTCATAGACGACGGCAAGCTTGTCATCGGCATATGCAACGGTTTCCAGATACTCGTGAAGATGGGGCTGCTGCCGGCTTTTGATAAAAACTACACCACGCAGACAACGACATTATTCTATAACGATAAGGGATTCAGGGACGCGTGGGTCAACCTGAAGGTCAACCAGGATTCCAGATGCATATTCACGAAAGGCATTGAAAGCCTGTATGCGCCTATAAGGCACGGTGAAGGAAAGTTCATCCCTGAAAACGACGCTGCACTAAAGAGGCTCTGGGACGGCGGGCATGTCGTCCTGCAGTATGTTGACCAGTTCAACAGGCCTACGATGGAGTTCCCGATGAACCCCAACGCGTCGGTGGATGCTATAGCGGGCATATGCGATGAGACGGGCCGCATATTCGGGTTGATGCCGCATCCGGAAGCTTTCAATCACATTACGAACCATCCGCATTACACTCGCATACGCGAGGAGCACGCCAGGAAAAATATGCCCCTTCCGGAAGAAGGCGACGGCATAAAGATCTGGAGAAATGCGGTGTCATACGCGGTTCAAAATCTAATATAAAATTTTAAGAAGCTGGATGCTGGCATCCTTTAATGACAGCATCCACGGTATCATTTATAACGCTCAAGCTTGCGGGTTTTTTAATAAATGCAACGGCACCGGCCTCTAAAGCTTTATCCCGGATATCTTCGTCGGCACTGATAAAAATCACCCTTGTCTGGGGCTTCATCTTCAGGATCTCTTCCGTCGCCTCCAGTCCGGTCATTATTGGCAGTCTATGGTCCATGATGATGATATCAGGTTTTTGTTCAGAACTTGAAAACTTTTTTACCGCATCATGGCCATCATAGGCTATGAATATGATCGGTACGCCCATCCTTTTCAGGATAAGCTTATAGATATTGATGAGCTCCTGCTCGTCCTCAACTATCGCAATACCTGCCGCATGGTCTTTTCTATCCATATTCCTCATCAGCCGCCGGAAGAGATATGATAAAGCTCACTCCTTTTTTATGATCCCCGGGCACCCTGTCCCTGATCTCTACAGAGCCTCCGAACCGCTCGACAAGCGTTCTAACTATATACAGGCCAAGCCCTTTACCATGGGCCTTAGTGGTACCTCGCTGGAACCGCCTGAACAGTTTTGGCTTAACATCATCAGGTATACCGTACCCTGTATCTGAGATGGTCACCGTATAGAACAATTTACTGTTGATATATTTTTCACCGGTAACGATATTGATATCGACCTCGTCGCCGGAATATTTTACCGAGTTATCTATTATATTGCAAAAAACTTCCTTAAGTAATGATATTCCCCGCACATACAGGCCTTCATGTGGAGTATAATGTATTGCTACCTTTTTACCCGGGGGATGGGGAGCCTCATCAATGCAGCTAAGGATCATTTTATTGATGTCAACGATCTCAAGCTCTAGTTTTTCGCTGGTGATCCTCTGTATTTTTCTCACATTGTCTATTATTCCGGCACTTCCCTGAATGCTCGCTATGGCATTATCCATTAGCTTTTTCCGCTGTTCATCCGTAAGAGTCTCGTCTTCCCTTAACAGTTCAAGGCTGTTCAGCGTGGTCTGGTTAAGATTATTGATGTCGTGGCCCATTATATCAAGGTAGAGCTCTGCACGATTTCTCTCATCTTCGGCATGGTTCTTTGCATTGACTATCTTTTCCTGGTCGGTCCTTATCTCCTGGGCCATAGCATCCATCGACCTGGCAAGTTCGCCTATCTCATCATTACGTTCAATAGGCAGGTATTTACGATAATCGCCCCGGGGCATTTTAATCGTAGCCCTTGCCATCTTTATTATCGGGTCTACGAAGTATTTCCCTATCAGGTACGCGATAACCGACGATAATAAGATCAGGAATAGAATAAAGATTATAAACGCGTTCGTAGTCTCTGTAATGGGCTGATACGCGATGTCAACCGGTAAAGCTACGACAACCCCCCAACCGTATTTGGATACCGGTGAATATGCCGCTAGACGGATGTCATTCTCTACCGGGTTATACTGCTCAATGACCCCCTCTTCGCCGCGGAGAACGTTTCGGACTCCAGGGACATAGGAGTAGTTTTTCATAGTGTCCATATACCCTTTATTATAATGGACAAAAATATGACCGGTCCTGTTCACAAGGTATGTATATTCCCTGTTCCTCGTCTGTGATTCGAGAACAAATGCCGAATATTCTGTAAGGTCGATAGTCCCGACGATCACGCCAATGGTCTTATCATCCTTTTTTATCGGGACTCCTATGTATATGGTCGGCTTATTAACGATCGGGCTGATCGATGCGTCCGTGACGTATGAACTCCCGGTCTTTAAAGGATTGAGAACATGAGGCTTTTCCGAATAATTTTTCCCGACAAGATCGGAAAACGGATAACTGGCGACGATAGTGCCGTTATCGTCAATAATATATGCGGCATAAAAAGGGCTGGTCTGGCGTATGAATTCGAGGACTTCATTCAGATATGCTATGTCACCATCATCCAGTGCCCTTATTACGGAAGGCCTTACGGATTGGCTTTCGAGATATACTGTAGCGGAACCCACATAGTTGGAAGTGAGAATAGAAATGGCCTTTGCCTGCGCAAGATTAGTATCCCATATATCCTGCCTTATCTGGTCCCTGTAGTAAATACTGCTGATCGTGCCTACGGATATGATAGGCAGTGTCAGCAGTATTAACAATAATATCATTGCCTGGAGTTTAATGGAGATATATCTCATTTAGTCCCAATAAATATGGGAAATCTACGATTATATCTTTAAACGCAAAAAATATTATGAAAAAAGGTAATTACCGTTGAAATTTGGGAAGTAGGCTAAGTTTTTTAAAATAAATAACATTTAAGTTATTTTAGCTACCGATTATTCAGAAAGCCATGATTATCGAATCCAATATATATTATCAAGTTGCTATTTTTGTTCATGAACGATGATATGATAATTGTCAGCACCCCGTACATTCCCGGATACCGTGTCACAAAGACTATCGGGTTCACATGGGGCCTTATCGTCAGAAGCCGCGGCGTCGGAGGGAACATCGTGGCCAGCCTTAGGACGATATTCGGAGGAGAGATACACGAGTACACCGAGCTTTTAAACCAATCAAGAGAGCAAGCCCTTGAGCGCATGAAGGACCATGCAAAAAGCATGGGAGCCAACGCAGTATTAAGCGTCGACTTTGATTCCTCTGAACTTGGGCAGTCGATGACCGAGGTACTGGCCTGCGGGACCGCTGTCGTCGTAGAAAAGGAGACAGGGACCATAGAGCCGGTAAGACTGGCATAGATCATTGATAAGATCTATGAGCCGCGAAAGTATCATGATCCTGCATAGTCATGATGCATGATAGATTTGCGGCTCAGCGGCCAATATTTTAAGCTTAAAATATCTCCATCAGCAGTATCATGGCAGTCAGGAGTATCATTACAATGCTCGTGCTCCATGCAACGATATTGAACAGCCTGCTGTTAACGTATTCTCCCATCAGCTTCTTATTATTGATAAGCACGAGCATGAATATCAGCACGAACGGTAGAAGCATTCCGTTCATGACCTGCGATATCCACATGATAATCAATAACGGCGCGTTAGGGACCAGTATGAGCAAAGCTCCGACCACAAGCAGCAGGGTATAGAGAGTGTAGAAATGCGGGGCATCCTTGAAGCTTTTATCAAGCCCGGAATCCCAGCCTATGCCTTCGCACACGCAATATGCCGTGGATAGCGGCAGGATGGAGGCCGCGAAAACCGAGGCGTTGAAAAGGCCAAAGGCGAACAATGACGCCGCATAATTACCGGCAAGCGGGAATAATGCCAGTGCTGCATCCTTTGCAGTATCCACCCTTATCCCGTTCGAAAAAATTGTAGTGGCGCACGTCAATATTATAAAGAATACCACAATATCGGTCACTAAACACCCTATTATCACATCAAGCCTGGTAAATTTGTAATCTGACAATTTAATGCCCTTGTCGACTATCGACGATTGTATATAGAACTGCATCCACGGGGCGATGGTGGCGCCCACCATACCGACTAACAGTAGTAGATACTCCGGGCTATCGTTTATTGTCGGGACTACAAGATTGGTTGCGACAACACCCCAGTTCGGGCCGGAGAGAAGGCCGGATATGGCATAGGTGATATAGAAACCGCTGGCCATCAGGAAAATTTTTTCAACGACGCTATAGGTCCCCTTTACGACGAGTAACCATACGAGTAACGCGGCGATCGGGACTGATATGTATTTGCTTACCCCGAATATTTCCATGCTCGCCGCCACCCCGGCGAACTCGGCCATCGTATTCCCGAAGTTAGCCAGAACAAGACCCAGTATCAAAAGGATAGTTGCCTTAACGCCGAAGTTCTCGCGTATGAGGTCCGCAAGCCCTTTCCCCGTAACGACACCCATCCTTGCGCACATTTCCTGGGCCACTATCAGAGCTATGGTTATGGGGATGAGCGTCCATAATAGCCCGTAGCCAAAGTGGGCTCCTGCAAGAGTATATGTCGTTATGCCGCCGGCGTCATTATCGACGCTCGCCGTTATGATACCCGGTCCGATCACCGCGAGGAATAAGGCGATGTTCCTCATCTTTAACTTAGATAGCCCGGTGTTAAAGTTATTGAGAATATTCAACTTCATTGCCCCTGCCCCCTAATGCATACGCCTTGATTTAGGGTAATTTTTCGGCAGGTGCTTCTTCACATCCCCGGGAATGATGTAATCCATTACATCGTCGAACGTGATGATGCCGAGCATCACTCCATTCTCGTCCACTACAGGCAGCGCTAAAAAGTCATATTTTGATAGCAGGTTAGCCACCTCATCTGTCGACGACGAAGGCAAGACGCTAAGCACCTCGGTTTCCATTACATCGTCGATGATCTGGTCCGATCCTGCCAGTAAAAGGTCCCTGATAGAAAGGACGCCTATTAAATGCTCTTCGCCATTGAGGACGTATACATAGTAGATCATGTCTATGTCGTGGCACGATTCCCTTATGATGGAGAATACGTCAGATATTTTAGTGCCTGACGGGACGCTTAAGAACAGATTGGTCATTATGCCTCCCGCGGATTTTTCACTATACTCCATCAGTTCCTTGACGTCGCTGGCGTCCTCGGCATCCATTTTTTCAAGGACCTCGGTCGCCCTCTCCTCCGGCATCCTGCTGAGGATATCCGCAGCGTCATCCGGGTTCATGTTCTCGAGCAGGTCTGCTACGTTCTCGCTCTCCATATTGTTGATGACGGTGTCCTGCACGTCAGGCTCTATCTCGCCCAGGGCTTCGGCTGCAGTCTCATCGTCCAGCGACCCCAGTATAAGAAGCCGCTCCTTATTATCAAGCTCTTCGAGAATGTCCGCGATGTCTGCCGGGTGAAGGTCCTGGATATTCTTTCTGGAAATATTCAGGTGTATCTTCCTGAGTTCCGGGTCCAGTGGATCGATATACGACCACGGGATGATCTGGTTAGGAAGCTTTGCGAATAGCTTTTCTGTGATCGACGGAGCCCATAACCTTCTCAGGATGCCTTTAAAGCCGACATCGACCCCTATGACGCTTAAGATACCCTTTACGCGGGCTAACATCACGTCATTCACGCGTACGACCTTAAGCCCGTCAATATCTACGATCTGCTTATCCAGGATGGTCTCCGTCATAAGCATCTCGTTTTCTGATAGCTTGCCGGGTGGAATGACCTCTTTCGCTATGTTCAGATTTATACTACCGTTAAAAGAGCCTACGTTAGACATGGGCATTATGACTTTTTCTCCGAGAATGTTGGTGGCATAGACTATACTGGATACCTCCAGCATGGCCTCTCCCGACCTTATGGCCATATCCTTCAGCCGCCCCAGCAGCACCCCGGTATTATCGAATACTTTAGTGTTTTCGTACTGGCTGAAAAACCGGGGATTCTCGATGCCCTGGACGGATAATTCTCTGTACCATTCTGACCACTGGTTGCCCGTGTCCGTTTTAGTGAAGTTCTTAGGCTCTTTCATTTTTACACCCCTATACAGGAGGCGATTCTTCCTTCACTCTCTCCACAAGGACTATTTCCTGCAGGTCTTCAATGCCCTCTACGGACCTGATCCTGTCATTTATGAACCGGTTAAGTTCCTCGAGGCTTTTTGCCCATACCTTGATCATAAGGTCATATTCGCCCAAAACGCCGTAAACTTCGGATACCTCGGGAAACTCCGCGAGCGCCGTCTTGGCCTCGTCATGTCTCTCCGTATCGGTCTGTATCAGCATTATGGATGTCACGGCATATCCGGTCGCGTCATTGTTCGCCATGATAGTGAACTTGTTTATGGCGCCATGCTCTTTCATGCGCTTGAACCGGTGCTGTATCGTGGCGTCAGGTATGCCGGTGTTACGCGACATTTCCTGATAGCTCATCCTCGAGTTTTCCTTCAGGAGCCTGAGTATGGAATAATCGACCTCGTCGAGATCGAAACTACTACCCATAGTTATCTGATTTTCTCCTTTTCTAGTAGATATTTGGTAAAATACCAATAAAAGTATATAAAACTTATTGAATTACAAAATATTTTTGTAAAAACTGGTTTTAAATTAAGAATATTGAAAAAATTTCAAATAATACTAAATCAGGCAGATAAAATTTTAATACGTAGCCTAATAATAGTTTGCATAAGTCCCGGCAACAGTCGGTTCACACGCAAATTTTTGGGATATTACTAATAAAAAACCCCTAAAAAATGTAAAATATCCTTTTATGCCCTTATTTCGTGCAACAACGCTGTCATCCTGCTTATACGCTCATTGAGGAAATCGTACTCATCCGAATATTCAGGTGCCGTTTTAATAAGGCTCTTCTTATAATCCGATATCCTGCGCTCGACATTCTCCTGCATGAATTTTCTTTCCTTAAGGTCCAATATCATACTTTTTAAATGCCCTGACAATACATCTTCCAGACCGAACTCGGCCTCGAGATACCAGTCCAGTTCCTCGACCATCATATCCCTGCGAAGATCCTGCGGCATCAATGACATCGCTTTGCCGTAGGTCCCGAGGGCTAAAGCAAGGAAATTTCTCAGATCACCGGCATAATCCTCTATAGAGCCATAATGTGAAATCACACCATCGATCACCGGGCTGATGACGCTCACTGCCCTGCTGATATAACCGTCATCCAGCAGCTCGGATGAATACTGGCGGAAGACATCGAGCCTTTTTAAGATCTCTGACACATCCGGATGCTCATGTTCATCGCCTGAAAAGATATTATCAAGCTCCTGGCGTATAGAGCCCGAAAGGTCGCGGACAGACATAAGCCGGGTATTGACTATCGGGAGTATACCTGGCTCGTACCTTACCACGTCCATGATAAGTTCGACGAGATCGTCCTTATTAAATTTCATCAACTCTAATTCCGCGTTATTCAGGTCCCTGAACATAGAAGGCATCTTTACCCATCCATACATCACGGCGGCGATATGTTTACAATACCCAGGATAAGGGCAGCTACACGATGCGGTGATACCCTTATCGGTCAGCTCCGCTTTCACGGTATAATTTTCCGGGGTGGACCCCTCACACTCGGCGATGATCATATTGCCGTATATCAGCGGCCTCTTTATACGACCTTCCTTATAATACGCCTTACCTCTTTCGTAAATTTTTTTATCGAACATTACCTGAAGATCGGATTCCCCTAATGCTTTTAGGTCCGGGACTTTTACGGGGGCGCGGGAAGGTAACATTTCAGGCATGTATTATAGTATATTATAAAATAGATATAAGATTAAGCTGGTAGAAAAGGCCTTTATTTTATTTATTAAAAAAGTGAGTGGGCTTTTATAAGAATAGACCGGAAAGTGACCCATCGATATTCGGGCTGAATCTCTTATATCGCCCCTTATATCGACCTTAAAGTGTTCATTATCTTCTGCTTTGACCCGGTATCGACACGATCTTCCTTACATAGCCCCATCAGAACGTTAGCCGTTGTCCTTTTTAATTTACTGTCACAGCGTTTCAGGCTGGCGATGAGCGGCTCCACTGCGGGCATGCCTATCTTGATAAGAGCTACCCCGGCGACGACTCTCGCTTCCAGCTCCTCATCCTTCAGCATTCCGATCAAAGGCTCGATCGCTCTTTCGTCCCTGATGCTACCGAGTATCCATGCAGCGTTGCCGCGCACGTCCATGTTCGGATCCTTTAGCGCAACAATTAGCGGCTGAACCGCCTGGCGGCCCATATTGATCAAAGACTCGGCAGACCTCTCGCTCATATTATGATCGGCCAGCGATCTGATAAGAGAGGATATTTCCTTATGTTCTAACACATAACATTCGTCTGGCATGAAAGAATTCTTCCCGGGCATTCTAAACTGCCACAAAAAAGGTTTCTAGGAACAGAGTAATTATATTCTTTCTAAAGATTATCCATATATCTAAATAGGCCAATAGTTTTTATATAGATTTTTAGAAAAAATTAAAAAAATTATTTTGCCTTACCGCCCATGCAGTAATACATGCTGTTTAGCTTATATTGAGAGAATATGGGGCATCCCTGGGGACAGATGCATCCTTCGGGATTTATTTTTTTATCACTTTTTCCTCTGCCGCAATACAGAACCTTATCATCGCCGGGATAACTTGGGCAGCTGCTGCAAATGCAAGCATCATAGTTCTCAGGAGTTTCGGGTGGTGTCGTCATATGTTATCATAAAAATATTATCATTAAACTTAAATAAATC from Methanooceanicella nereidis includes the following:
- a CDS encoding DUF2769 domain-containing protein, coding for MTTPPETPENYDACICSSCPSYPGDDKVLYCGRGKSDKKINPEGCICPQGCPIFSQYKLNSMYYCMGGKAK
- a CDS encoding HEAT repeat domain-containing protein; this encodes MPDECYVLEHKEISSLIRSLADHNMSERSAESLINMGRQAVQPLIVALKDPNMDVRGNAAWILGSIRDERAIEPLIGMLKDEELEARVVAGVALIKIGMPAVEPLIASLKRCDSKLKRTTANVLMGLCKEDRVDTGSKQKIMNTLRSI